In one Candidatus Nanopelagicus limnes genomic region, the following are encoded:
- the sufC gene encoding Fe-S cluster assembly ATPase SufC, with the protein MSVLEIKNLQVSVVTDAGNKEILRGVDLTIRSGETHAIMGPNGSGKSTLAYSIAGHPKYLITGGSVTLDGAGVLEMTVDERAKAGLFLAMQYPVEVPGVSVSNFLRTAVTAIRGEAPKVRTWVGEVKAAMASLNIDTAFSERNVNEGFSGGEKKRHEILQMELLKPKIAILDETDSGLDVDALRIVSEGVNRVKANSELGVMLITHYTRILRYIKPDFVHVFANGKIVEEGGPELADKLEEKGYAEYITA; encoded by the coding sequence ATGAGCGTATTAGAAATTAAGAACCTGCAGGTGAGTGTTGTTACTGATGCCGGCAATAAAGAGATCCTTCGTGGTGTTGATCTAACAATTCGATCAGGTGAAACTCATGCAATTATGGGACCTAATGGATCAGGTAAATCCACTCTTGCTTATTCAATTGCAGGACATCCAAAATATTTAATTACTGGTGGATCAGTTACTTTAGATGGCGCAGGTGTTTTAGAGATGACCGTTGATGAAAGAGCTAAGGCAGGATTGTTCTTGGCAATGCAATACCCGGTTGAAGTTCCAGGGGTGTCAGTTTCTAACTTTTTACGTACTGCGGTAACTGCAATACGTGGTGAAGCCCCTAAGGTGAGAACTTGGGTAGGTGAAGTTAAAGCTGCTATGGCATCTTTAAACATTGATACTGCTTTTTCAGAGCGAAATGTAAATGAAGGATTTTCTGGCGGTGAGAAGAAGCGTCATGAAATTCTGCAGATGGAATTGTTAAAGCCAAAGATTGCAATTTTAGATGAAACCGATTCTGGCCTTGATGTGGATGCATTAAGAATTGTTTCAGAGGGAGTCAATCGAGTAAAAGCTAATTCAGAGCTTGGAGTAATGCTAATTACCCACTACACACGAATCCTTAGATACATCAAACCTGACTTTGTTCATGTCTTTGCTAATGGCAAGATTGTTGAAGAGGGTGGCCCAGAACTGGCAGATAAACTTGAAGAAAAGGGCTACGCAGAGTACATAACTGCGTAA
- a CDS encoding cysteine desulfurase has translation MTVDLSKYQGDFPILSRKVRGGNRFIYLDSGATSQKPESVITAEADFYRTKNAAVHRGAHLVAEEASDAYEGARANLAKFIGAQTDEIIFTKSATESLNFLAYSFGNKNSRICLKAGDEIVVSEMEHHANLIPWQQLAERIGAKLTWLPITNDGRLDLSKISQVITGKTKIVAITHQSNVFGTIVPIDQIVKAARSVGAFIILDACQSVPHFPVDVKKLDVDFLAFSGHKMLGPTGIGILWGKSELLEQLEPALFGGSMVDSVTMETATWAKAPRKFEAGVPNMAQAVGLSAAVDYLNNVGMANVESHELALTKELLEGLSQITAVNVIGPLDMKDRGGVVSFTIDGVHPHDVGQVLDQYGIAVRTGHHCAWPLMRKLNLVGTTRASFHLYNDSKDVQALLQGVIKTKEYFKVGK, from the coding sequence ATGACAGTAGATCTAAGTAAATACCAAGGCGATTTTCCGATACTGTCCCGAAAAGTTCGGGGTGGTAATCGCTTTATTTATTTAGACAGTGGCGCTACCTCCCAAAAACCTGAATCCGTTATTACTGCCGAAGCTGATTTCTATCGAACGAAAAATGCCGCAGTCCACCGCGGTGCCCATCTTGTTGCTGAAGAAGCATCGGATGCATATGAAGGAGCTCGGGCTAATTTAGCGAAATTTATTGGCGCGCAAACAGATGAAATTATTTTTACTAAAAGTGCTACAGAATCCTTAAATTTTTTGGCATACTCTTTTGGAAACAAAAACTCTAGAATATGTCTAAAGGCTGGCGATGAAATCGTTGTTTCTGAGATGGAACACCACGCAAATTTAATTCCGTGGCAACAATTAGCTGAACGGATTGGCGCGAAATTAACCTGGCTGCCAATAACCAATGATGGTCGATTAGACCTTTCAAAGATATCCCAAGTAATTACGGGCAAGACCAAGATTGTTGCTATAACTCATCAATCAAATGTGTTTGGAACAATTGTGCCAATCGATCAAATTGTTAAGGCGGCTAGATCGGTGGGGGCTTTCATAATTTTGGACGCTTGCCAGTCTGTTCCTCATTTCCCGGTTGATGTTAAAAAACTAGATGTAGATTTTCTAGCATTCTCAGGACACAAAATGTTAGGTCCAACTGGCATCGGAATTCTGTGGGGTAAATCTGAACTACTGGAACAACTAGAGCCAGCCCTTTTTGGTGGATCAATGGTTGACTCAGTAACTATGGAAACTGCCACTTGGGCAAAGGCACCTAGAAAATTTGAAGCCGGCGTTCCTAATATGGCTCAAGCAGTTGGTTTATCTGCCGCTGTTGACTATTTAAACAATGTTGGAATGGCGAACGTGGAAAGTCATGAACTTGCGTTAACGAAAGAGCTGCTTGAGGGTTTATCGCAAATTACAGCAGTTAATGTCATTGGTCCGTTAGATATGAAAGATCGCGGAGGAGTGGTTTCATTTACAATTGATGGTGTTCATCCCCATGACGTGGGGCAAGTTTTAGATCAGTATGGAATAGCCGTGCGAACTGGGCATCACTGCGCATGGCCATTGATGCGAAAATTGAATTTAGTTGGAACAACTAGAGCTTCTTTCCACTTATATAACGATTCAAAGGATGTGCAAGCACTGCTTCAGGGAGTAATTAAAACTAAAGAGTATTTCAAGGTTGGTAAGTAA
- the sufU gene encoding Fe-S cluster assembly sulfur transfer protein SufU, translating to MELDSLYQEVILDHYRTPLHKGLSAEKDVQVHHNNPSCGDEITLNLIMKDGNVVDISWDGVGCSISMASASVMSDLLIGKPYSKAMVILNAFLELMQSKGQGVGDEDLLEDGVAFAGVSKFPARIKCALLGWMAFKDASTQVMA from the coding sequence ATGGAATTAGATTCACTTTACCAAGAGGTTATTTTGGATCATTACCGCACTCCGCTACATAAAGGATTATCAGCTGAAAAAGATGTACAGGTTCATCACAACAATCCAAGTTGTGGGGATGAGATCACTTTGAATTTAATCATGAAGGATGGAAATGTAGTTGATATTTCATGGGATGGTGTTGGGTGTTCAATTTCCATGGCAAGTGCTTCGGTAATGAGTGACCTGTTGATTGGAAAACCATATTCAAAAGCTATGGTGATTCTCAATGCTTTTTTGGAGCTTATGCAAAGTAAGGGTCAAGGTGTGGGGGATGAAGATTTACTAGAGGATGGCGTTGCATTTGCAGGTGTGTCAAAATTTCCAGCCCGAATCAAATGTGCACTACTGGGATGGATGGCGTTCAAAGATGCATCTACCCAAGTGATGGCCTAG
- a CDS encoding metal-sulfur cluster assembly factor, with translation MNTSIDDVTEAMKDVIDPELGINVIDLGLVYDMRLDENNIATLDMTLTSAACPLQDVIEDQTRQVLADITTDVKINWVWLPPWGPNKISDDGREQLRSIGFTV, from the coding sequence ATGAACACATCAATTGATGACGTAACTGAGGCAATGAAGGATGTGATTGATCCTGAATTAGGAATCAATGTGATCGATCTTGGTTTGGTATATGACATGCGGCTTGATGAAAATAACATTGCCACTTTAGATATGACCTTAACTTCTGCTGCCTGCCCATTGCAGGATGTAATTGAAGATCAAACTAGACAAGTATTGGCAGACATTACAACTGATGTAAAAATAAATTGGGTGTGGCTACCACCTTGGGGTCCAAACAAAATTTCAGATGATGGTAGAGAACAATTACGCTCGATTGGCTTCACTGTTTAG
- a CDS encoding ABC transporter ATP-binding protein, protein MSMHSTWMSFRSLTQDSSVKNQKLKPGTLKRIADFAIPYKVSLTFFLITVVIDAFLIVATPLLLRKLIDDGVIPKNTELVTKLALAVGIIALLDALFSMIGRWFSARIGEGLIYDLRRMIFEHVQKQSIAFFTRTQTGALISRLNSDVIGAQQAFTSTLSGVISNLLSLILVAATMLTLSWQITLISLTLLPVFLFPTKWVGRKLQGYTRQSFDINASMSATMTERFNVSGALLVSLYGNSKNEKNEFSAKARKVADIGISIAMLNRIFFIALTSIAAVATAVAYGVGGHLAISGELTVGTLLAITALLARLYGPLTALSNVRVDVMSALVSFERVFEVLDLKPMVVDRQNAIQLQTDKPEVTFENVSFTYPKAEEISLASLEIVAKPEIPTSGRVLKNISFSVKPGTLTGIVGPSGAGKSTISSLIPRLYDVTDGGISINGTDIRDYSIKSLRNTIGVVTQDSHMFHDSIMNNLLYAKSDASIENIQSACESARIWTFIKSLPNGLDTVVGERGHRLSGGEKQRLAIARLLLKQPSLVILDEATAHLDSENEALVQAALKDALAGRTSIVIAHRLSTIIQADQILVIDNGEIIERGTHEELVSKKGLYYELYERQNLQSDLI, encoded by the coding sequence ATGTCGATGCATTCCACCTGGATGTCATTTAGATCTTTAACCCAAGATTCATCGGTAAAGAATCAAAAACTTAAACCAGGCACGTTAAAGAGGATTGCCGATTTCGCAATACCTTACAAGGTATCTCTTACATTCTTCTTAATTACTGTTGTAATCGATGCATTCCTAATCGTTGCCACGCCTTTGCTACTACGCAAACTAATCGATGATGGAGTGATTCCGAAAAACACGGAACTCGTGACAAAGCTTGCTTTGGCAGTAGGCATAATCGCTTTGCTTGACGCGCTATTTAGCATGATAGGTCGTTGGTTTTCAGCACGCATTGGCGAAGGATTAATTTATGATCTACGTCGAATGATATTTGAACACGTTCAAAAGCAATCGATCGCATTTTTTACTCGAACCCAAACTGGTGCGCTTATATCTCGATTAAATTCTGATGTCATTGGCGCACAACAGGCTTTTACTTCAACATTATCTGGAGTCATAAGTAATTTATTGAGCTTGATTTTAGTTGCAGCAACGATGCTTACTTTATCCTGGCAGATAACACTGATTTCATTGACTTTACTTCCGGTCTTCTTATTCCCAACAAAATGGGTGGGTAGAAAACTCCAAGGGTACACACGACAATCATTTGATATTAATGCTTCTATGTCAGCAACTATGACTGAACGATTTAATGTTTCTGGCGCGCTCTTGGTTTCACTTTATGGAAATTCTAAAAATGAGAAGAATGAGTTCTCGGCCAAGGCTAGAAAAGTGGCTGATATCGGCATTTCAATTGCAATGTTGAATCGAATCTTCTTCATAGCCCTTACCTCAATTGCAGCAGTTGCAACCGCAGTTGCATATGGTGTTGGGGGACACCTCGCTATTAGTGGTGAATTAACAGTGGGAACATTGCTGGCTATAACCGCTTTACTTGCAAGGTTATATGGTCCGCTTACTGCGCTTTCAAATGTTCGTGTTGATGTGATGAGTGCACTTGTTTCTTTTGAAAGAGTTTTTGAAGTCCTTGATTTGAAACCTATGGTGGTTGATCGACAAAATGCAATACAACTACAAACCGATAAGCCTGAGGTAACTTTTGAGAATGTTTCCTTCACCTATCCGAAGGCGGAAGAGATCTCACTTGCATCTTTGGAAATTGTTGCAAAACCTGAGATTCCTACTAGTGGCAGAGTTTTAAAAAACATATCGTTTTCTGTTAAACCTGGAACTTTGACTGGAATAGTTGGTCCTTCGGGCGCTGGAAAAAGTACGATCAGCAGTTTGATACCAAGACTCTATGACGTAACAGATGGCGGTATATCAATTAACGGTACAGATATCCGTGATTACAGCATCAAATCTTTAAGGAATACAATCGGAGTAGTTACCCAAGATTCACATATGTTTCATGACTCAATCATGAATAATCTTCTTTACGCTAAAAGTGATGCGAGTATTGAAAACATTCAATCAGCTTGTGAATCTGCTCGTATATGGACTTTCATTAAAAGTTTACCCAATGGATTAGATACTGTAGTTGGCGAACGTGGCCATCGCTTATCAGGGGGTGAAAAACAAAGGTTAGCAATTGCTCGCTTGCTGTTGAAGCAACCAAGTTTGGTGATACTTGATGAAGCCACAGCGCATTTGGATTCTGAGAATGAAGCTCTAGTTCAAGCAGCTTTGAAAGACGCGTTGGCTGGGAGGACGAGCATCGTGATTGCCCATCGACTTTCAACAATAATTCAGGCTGATCAAATACTGGTTATTGATAATGGTGAAATCATCGAACGTGGAACCCATGAAGAATTAGTTAGTAAAAAAGGTTTGTACTATGAACTTTATGAACGACAAAACTTACAATCTGATTTAATTTAA
- a CDS encoding DUF3099 domain-containing protein, with protein MKKTKVVSQSITTAQSGLTLDQSARQRRYFISMMIRTACFILTVLLPSPYRWIALFGAVTLPYIAVIAANAGRETIKKDAIFTPKRKRLN; from the coding sequence ATGAAGAAAACCAAAGTTGTTAGCCAGTCGATCACTACTGCTCAATCTGGATTAACTCTGGATCAATCAGCCCGGCAACGTAGATACTTCATATCAATGATGATTAGAACCGCCTGTTTTATATTGACGGTTTTGTTACCTAGTCCTTATCGCTGGATCGCCTTATTTGGCGCTGTGACACTTCCATACATTGCAGTTATAGCCGCCAATGCAGGGCGAGAAACTATTAAAAAAGATGCGATATTCACACCTAAAAGAAAACGTTTAAATTAA
- a CDS encoding uracil-xanthine permease family protein, whose amino-acid sequence MLSWKLHGNGKQIQPGEVVSIDERLSWPRTFGMGIQHIAAMFGATFLVPIITGFSPTTTLFFSGIGTFLFIVITQNKLPSYLGSSFAFLAPVAAAKTSGGIPAALGGIVAAGVLLAVVGFIAKAAGTAWIDMLLPPVVTGTIVMVIGLNLAGAAKNDFMQGQRLGLITLLSIGLISAFFRGFLGRISIFAGLVIGYLVAALMGDVDFAGVEAAKWVAMPSFTSPTFDSSAMLLFLPVVLVLIAENVGHVKAVAAMTGKNLDDQIGNALIADGAATTLAGLGGGSGTTTYAENIGVMASSRVYSTLAYIFAGVGAILLALSPKFGAVLSATPAGVKGGVTVALFGMIGVLGARIWIDGRVDFANPINLYIAASSLIIGISDMAWTRGDYTFSGIINATVMAVFGYQILNRIAKARGTAN is encoded by the coding sequence ATGCTTAGTTGGAAGCTTCACGGAAATGGTAAGCAGATTCAACCTGGAGAGGTTGTTTCAATCGATGAAAGATTATCTTGGCCCCGTACTTTTGGTATGGGAATTCAACATATTGCAGCTATGTTCGGTGCAACATTCTTAGTACCGATTATTACTGGCTTCTCACCAACAACCACTCTGTTCTTTTCTGGTATTGGTACATTCCTTTTCATTGTCATCACCCAGAATAAACTTCCAAGTTATTTGGGTTCATCATTTGCATTCTTAGCACCAGTTGCTGCAGCAAAAACTTCGGGCGGCATACCTGCTGCTTTAGGTGGCATCGTTGCTGCTGGTGTATTACTTGCAGTGGTTGGATTCATTGCCAAAGCTGCAGGAACAGCATGGATTGATATGTTGCTGCCTCCGGTTGTAACTGGAACTATTGTGATGGTTATTGGATTAAATCTTGCTGGTGCTGCAAAAAATGATTTCATGCAAGGTCAGCGTCTTGGTTTAATCACTCTGCTATCTATCGGATTAATCTCAGCCTTCTTCCGCGGATTTTTAGGAAGAATTAGCATTTTCGCAGGATTAGTCATCGGTTATCTAGTAGCAGCACTTATGGGAGATGTTGATTTTGCCGGCGTTGAAGCGGCGAAATGGGTAGCAATGCCTTCATTCACATCCCCTACTTTTGATAGCAGTGCAATGTTGCTATTCCTGCCAGTTGTATTAGTGCTCATTGCTGAAAATGTTGGACATGTTAAAGCAGTAGCGGCTATGACCGGTAAAAATCTGGATGATCAGATTGGTAATGCTTTAATCGCTGATGGCGCTGCAACCACTCTTGCTGGACTTGGTGGCGGTTCTGGTACGACTACTTACGCAGAAAACATTGGCGTAATGGCATCTAGTCGCGTTTACTCAACTCTTGCTTATATTTTTGCAGGTGTTGGCGCAATTTTACTTGCTTTGTCTCCAAAATTTGGTGCAGTACTTTCTGCAACTCCAGCTGGCGTAAAGGGTGGAGTAACAGTTGCACTATTTGGAATGATCGGTGTTCTAGGAGCCAGAATCTGGATTGATGGACGCGTTGACTTTGCTAACCCAATTAATCTATATATCGCTGCTTCCTCATTAATCATTGGTATCTCCGATATGGCCTGGACTCGTGGGGATTACACATTCAGTGGAATCATCAATGCCACAGTAATGGCTGTTTTCGGTTATCAAATTCTTAACCGAATTGCCAAAGCTCGCGGCACTGCTAACTAA